In Chryseobacterium oranimense, a single window of DNA contains:
- a CDS encoding response regulator transcription factor, translated as MEKSKILYAEDDKTIAFLIQDSLESYYDINCYSDGRSALEAFNSQNFDICLLDIMMPELNGFELAQQIRDKNSEIPIIFISAKALKEDRIKGLKLGADDYLVKPFSIEELILKIEVFLKRTKRTDTSPLTYKVGKYNFDPKNYTLQDTENSISLTQRESELLLYFIRNKNTVLKRQDILKAIWGDDDYFMGRSLDVFISRLRKVLADEQNILIENLHGIGFRFSEKST; from the coding sequence ATGGAGAAATCTAAAATTTTATATGCAGAAGATGATAAAACCATTGCTTTCCTGATTCAGGACAGCCTGGAAAGTTATTATGATATCAACTGCTATTCGGATGGAAGATCTGCACTGGAAGCATTCAACAGCCAGAATTTCGACATCTGCCTGCTGGATATTATGATGCCTGAACTTAACGGTTTTGAGCTGGCACAGCAGATCCGCGATAAAAATTCAGAGATTCCCATCATTTTTATTTCTGCAAAAGCTTTAAAGGAAGACAGGATAAAAGGATTAAAACTTGGGGCTGACGACTATCTGGTAAAGCCTTTCAGCATAGAAGAATTAATCCTGAAAATTGAAGTATTCCTGAAACGCACCAAAAGAACAGATACCTCCCCGCTTACATACAAAGTCGGAAAATATAATTTTGATCCCAAAAACTATACCCTTCAGGATACGGAAAACAGCATTAGTTTAACCCAAAGAGAATCTGAGCTTCTTTTATATTTCATCCGGAACAAGAACACCGTTCTGAAAAGACAGGATATCCTTAAAGCTATCTGGGGCGACGATGATTATTTTATGGGGCGAAGCCTGGATGTCTTTATTTCCAGACTGCGGAAAGTATTGGCCGATGAACAAAATATTCTGATCGAAAACCTGCACGGAATAGGTTTCCGGTTTTCCGAAAAAAGTACATGA
- a CDS encoding GH92 family glycosyl hydrolase, producing the protein MKNHGTTVFLFLLFFSLHFKAQKFEKLIQYVNPLIGTEKMGHTYPGATVPFGAVQLSPETDTISYELNGKYNGEVYKYCAGYRYEDKTIVGFSSTHFSGTGHSDLGDFLIMPTVGKLQLNPGTASNPESGYRSRFSHHNEKAEAGYYKVKLEDYNILAELTASTRTGVHRYTFPKSDQAHIILDLTAGIYNYDGKNVWTYVRVENDGTVTGYRQTNGWARTRTVYFAMKFSKTFKSYGQKNFDGQQAYKGFWRKFDQTRNFPEIAGKNLKMYFDFDTQENEAVEVKLAISPVSQLNALENLEEETGNQSFDQIKAKAQEDWNKELNKIVIKGSETEKMNFYTAMYHTFISPTTYMDINGEYKGLDQNVHKAEGFTNYTTFSIWDTYRALHPFFNIIQPKRNNDMVKSMMAHYNQFSMKMLPIWSHYANDNWCMSGYHSVSVAADAVIKGNYTGDPKEVLKACIATANKRDYEGIGYYIDMGYIPAEKNGTSVSNTLEYAYDDWAIAQLAKHLGETEIYNQFIKRSENWKNNFDPKEGFMRPRLADGSFKKDFDVLSTHGQGFIEGNSWNYSFFVPQNPDGLIQAMGGKKKFASKLDQLFTMHLPDEFFADTEDITREGIIGGYVHGNEPAHHVAYFYNWAGQPWKTQAQIRRILEMQYKATPDGLGGNDDAGQMSAWYILSSLGFYPVAPGSEDYAIGSPAVDHAVLNLENGKTFEIEAVNQSPKNVYVEKVLLNGKEIKNFTLKHSEIMNGGKLTFYMSARAKK; encoded by the coding sequence ATGAAAAATCACGGAACAACTGTTTTTCTATTCCTTCTGTTTTTTAGTTTACATTTTAAAGCTCAAAAATTTGAAAAGTTAATACAATACGTCAATCCATTAATTGGAACGGAAAAGATGGGCCATACGTATCCTGGGGCCACCGTTCCTTTCGGTGCTGTACAATTGAGCCCTGAAACCGATACCATTTCTTACGAGCTTAACGGAAAATACAACGGTGAGGTTTATAAATACTGTGCAGGCTACCGTTATGAAGACAAAACTATTGTAGGATTCAGTTCAACACATTTTAGCGGGACCGGGCATTCTGACCTTGGAGATTTTCTTATTATGCCAACCGTTGGGAAACTGCAATTAAATCCCGGAACAGCATCAAATCCTGAAAGCGGCTACAGAAGCCGGTTTTCTCATCATAATGAAAAAGCAGAAGCCGGTTATTACAAAGTGAAACTGGAGGATTATAATATTCTGGCTGAACTTACTGCCTCAACGAGAACCGGAGTTCATCGCTATACATTTCCAAAATCTGACCAGGCACATATTATTTTAGACCTTACTGCCGGGATTTACAACTATGACGGTAAAAACGTCTGGACTTATGTACGCGTGGAAAATGACGGCACAGTTACAGGCTACCGTCAGACGAACGGCTGGGCAAGAACCAGGACAGTTTATTTTGCGATGAAGTTTTCCAAGACTTTTAAATCTTACGGCCAGAAAAATTTTGACGGCCAACAGGCTTACAAAGGATTCTGGAGAAAATTCGACCAGACCAGAAACTTCCCGGAAATCGCCGGCAAAAACCTGAAAATGTATTTTGATTTCGACACTCAGGAAAACGAAGCTGTTGAAGTAAAATTGGCAATTTCTCCCGTAAGCCAGCTTAATGCGCTGGAAAATCTGGAAGAAGAAACCGGAAACCAATCTTTCGATCAGATAAAAGCCAAAGCCCAGGAAGACTGGAATAAAGAACTGAATAAAATCGTCATCAAAGGCTCTGAAACAGAAAAAATGAACTTTTATACGGCAATGTACCATACATTCATCAGTCCTACCACTTATATGGACATCAATGGTGAGTACAAAGGTTTAGACCAGAATGTTCACAAAGCAGAAGGCTTTACCAATTATACAACATTCTCCATTTGGGATACCTACCGTGCCCTTCATCCTTTCTTTAATATCATTCAGCCCAAACGGAATAATGATATGGTAAAGTCCATGATGGCACACTATAACCAGTTTTCAATGAAAATGCTGCCGATATGGTCGCATTATGCCAATGATAACTGGTGCATGAGTGGTTACCACAGTGTAAGTGTAGCAGCCGATGCAGTAATTAAAGGAAATTATACCGGTGATCCTAAGGAAGTACTGAAAGCCTGTATCGCAACAGCTAATAAAAGAGATTATGAAGGGATAGGCTATTATATTGATATGGGGTATATTCCTGCAGAGAAAAACGGGACTTCAGTTTCAAACACATTGGAATATGCTTATGATGACTGGGCAATTGCACAGCTGGCAAAACATTTGGGCGAAACGGAAATTTACAACCAGTTCATCAAACGTTCTGAAAACTGGAAGAATAATTTCGACCCAAAAGAAGGATTTATGCGTCCCCGATTGGCAGACGGAAGCTTCAAAAAGGATTTTGATGTATTAAGCACTCACGGTCAGGGCTTCATTGAAGGAAATTCCTGGAACTACAGCTTTTTTGTTCCACAGAACCCCGATGGACTAATCCAGGCGATGGGCGGAAAGAAAAAATTCGCTTCAAAACTGGATCAACTGTTTACTATGCATCTTCCTGACGAGTTTTTTGCCGATACTGAAGACATAACACGTGAAGGAATTATCGGCGGCTATGTTCACGGTAACGAGCCAGCCCACCATGTTGCCTATTTTTATAACTGGGCAGGACAGCCCTGGAAAACCCAGGCCCAGATCAGACGTATCCTTGAAATGCAGTACAAAGCCACACCAGACGGGTTGGGAGGAAACGACGATGCAGGACAGATGAGTGCGTGGTATATTTTAAGTTCACTCGGGTTTTATCCTGTAGCACCGGGATCTGAAGATTATGCCATCGGAAGTCCGGCTGTGGATCATGCAGTTTTAAACCTGGAAAACGGCAAAACATTTGAAATTGAAGCTGTGAATCAGAGTCCGAAGAATGTGTATGTTGAAAAGGTCCTTCTGAATGGTAAAGAAATTAAAAACTTTACCTTGAAACATTCTGAAATTATGAATGGTGGAAAGCTAACCTTTTATATGAGTGCCAGGGCGAAAAAATAA
- a CDS encoding helix-turn-helix domain-containing protein has translation MENSVVLEKHVFTGKCSENLSSVEDAIYVIGGKWKLKIIIVLQENGNIRFNELQRAINGISARVLSNELKDLELNGFVKRVVHAEQTPVVVEYISTDYSRTLKPVIISLSEWGRTHKRKLKEDF, from the coding sequence ATGGAAAATTCTGTTGTTTTAGAGAAACATGTGTTTACCGGGAAATGCTCCGAAAATCTTTCTTCTGTGGAAGATGCAATTTATGTTATCGGTGGAAAATGGAAACTGAAGATCATCATTGTCTTACAGGAAAACGGGAATATCCGTTTTAATGAATTACAGAGAGCAATCAACGGAATATCGGCGAGGGTACTTTCCAATGAATTGAAAGATCTGGAATTGAACGGTTTTGTCAAAAGAGTAGTGCATGCCGAGCAGACGCCGGTTGTTGTAGAATATATTTCGACAGACTACAGCCGGACCCTTAAACCTGTTATTATATCCCTTTCGGAATGGGGGAGAACTCACAAGCGAAAACTTAAAGAAGATTTTTAA
- a CDS encoding FMN-dependent NADH-azoreductase produces the protein MKNILHIISSPRTEISASRKLGNAVIEKIQEKYSDAVVKERDLTKNQVPLLEEVHINTFFSPEESHSSEQEEINKYSQGLISELQEADIIVIDSPMYNFSVPASLRAYFDFTSRAGYTFKYDENGPKGLLNNKKLYIAFTSGNIYSEGPYQIYDSNVPYIKNIFSFYGVTDVSVFRAEGLSIPGIQETSLEKAIEGITID, from the coding sequence ATGAAAAACATACTTCACATTATTTCAAGTCCGAGAACTGAAATATCTGCAAGCAGAAAACTAGGCAATGCCGTTATCGAAAAAATTCAGGAAAAATATTCTGATGCTGTTGTAAAAGAACGTGACCTTACCAAAAATCAGGTTCCACTTTTAGAAGAAGTACACATCAATACGTTTTTTTCACCGGAAGAGAGTCACTCTTCTGAGCAGGAGGAAATCAATAAATACTCCCAGGGATTGATTTCAGAATTGCAGGAGGCAGATATTATAGTGATCGATTCTCCTATGTATAATTTTTCGGTTCCTGCCTCTCTCAGAGCCTATTTTGACTTTACTTCAAGAGCAGGATATACGTTCAAATACGACGAAAATGGTCCTAAAGGGCTTTTAAACAATAAAAAATTATACATTGCTTTTACTTCAGGAAATATTTATTCGGAGGGGCCTTACCAAATCTATGATTCCAATGTTCCTTATATCAAAAACATTTTTAGTTTCTATGGTGTTACGGACGTCAGTGTTTTTCGTGCAGAAGGTTTATCTATTCCTGGAATCCAGGAAACTTCTTTGGAAAAGGCAATTGAAGGAATTACTATTGATTAA
- a CDS encoding dihydroorotase produces the protein MKTLIKNVKIVNEGKIFESDILIENDLISRIDSGISEEADQIIDGSGKYLLPGVIDDQVHFRDPGLTHKGDIESESRAAIAGGVTSFIDQPNTIPNAVTQELLADKYEIGSQKAYANYGFMMGGTNDNLDEVLKTNPRNVPGIKLFLGSSTGNMLVDNPETLENIFSSTKMLIAVHCEDEATIKANTQKYMDEYGEDIPVKFHHLIRSEEACYKSSSKAIELAEKTGARLHVFHLSTAKEMELFRNDIPLKDKKITAEVCVHHLTFTNEDYETKGSLIKWNPAVKTQKDKDALWEALLDGRIDVVATDHAPHTAEEKQNVYTKCPSGAPLVQHSLLVMLENYRNGKISLEKIVEKMSHNPAILFRIEKRGFVREGYKADLVLADLNTDWTVAKDNLLYKCGWSPLEGMNLHSKVTHTFVNGHLAYDNGKINEQKFGERLLFEVQE, from the coding sequence ATGAAGACCTTAATCAAAAATGTAAAGATCGTGAACGAAGGTAAGATCTTTGAAAGCGATATCTTAATAGAAAATGACCTGATTTCCAGGATAGATTCCGGTATTTCTGAAGAAGCAGACCAAATCATTGACGGTTCCGGAAAATATCTTCTGCCGGGTGTAATAGATGACCAGGTGCATTTCAGAGATCCCGGCCTGACGCATAAAGGCGATATTGAAAGTGAATCAAGAGCTGCCATTGCAGGTGGGGTCACCAGTTTTATCGATCAGCCGAACACCATTCCCAATGCAGTTACCCAGGAATTGCTGGCAGATAAATACGAAATTGGTTCCCAAAAAGCTTATGCCAACTATGGTTTTATGATGGGTGGAACCAATGATAACCTGGACGAGGTTTTAAAGACCAACCCGAGAAATGTTCCGGGAATTAAGTTGTTCTTAGGATCTTCTACCGGAAACATGCTTGTAGATAATCCTGAAACCCTTGAAAATATCTTCAGCAGCACAAAAATGCTGATCGCTGTACACTGTGAAGATGAAGCGACCATCAAAGCCAATACCCAAAAGTATATGGATGAATACGGAGAAGATATTCCGGTAAAATTCCATCATCTGATCAGAAGTGAAGAAGCCTGCTATAAGTCCTCTTCAAAAGCCATTGAACTGGCGGAGAAAACCGGGGCAAGGCTCCATGTCTTCCATCTTTCAACAGCTAAAGAAATGGAGCTGTTCAGAAATGATATTCCTTTAAAAGATAAAAAAATTACCGCTGAGGTTTGTGTTCATCATCTGACATTCACCAATGAAGATTATGAGACCAAAGGTTCTCTGATTAAATGGAACCCTGCTGTAAAAACCCAGAAAGACAAAGATGCATTATGGGAAGCCCTTCTTGACGGAAGAATTGATGTGGTAGCTACAGACCATGCGCCCCATACTGCTGAAGAAAAGCAGAATGTATATACAAAATGTCCTTCCGGGGCACCTTTGGTACAGCATTCATTATTGGTTATGCTGGAAAACTACAGGAACGGGAAAATTTCTTTGGAAAAAATTGTTGAAAAGATGAGCCACAATCCGGCGATACTTTTTAGAATCGAGAAAAGAGGATTTGTAAGAGAAGGCTATAAAGCGGATCTTGTTTTGGCTGATTTAAATACAGACTGGACCGTAGCTAAAGACAATCTTCTTTACAAATGCGGCTGGAGCCCGCTGGAAGGGATGAACCTGCATTCCAAAGTAACGCATACCTTTGTAAATGGGCATCTTGCTTATGATAACGGAAAAATAAATGAGCAAAAATTTGGAGAGCGTTTGCTTTTTGAAGTTCAGGAATAA